The Lycium ferocissimum isolate CSIRO_LF1 unplaced genomic scaffold, AGI_CSIRO_Lferr_CH_V1 ctg1707, whole genome shotgun sequence nucleotide sequence TACAGAGTTCTATCTTTTCTGCAGCGTACCAAGCAGGTAACCTTGGATGAAGCTTTTCAGACTTCTAAATTAAGAAACCAGAAACTCTGGCCAACAGATATACCTTAGCTGAGGCAATTACTGCTCATCCTTTCCAGAGTAATAGTAGCGGAATACACCAGAGAAATCCTTTGCCGCATGACCGTTATTGCAGAGCTCTGTGAAGCTGAATTCAGATATGGATTTTAGATACTTAGACAACATTTTAGTCCAACAGACATGATAATAACCAGAAGACATGTTATAATAACATGCTGTTTTGAGAGAGTATTGTGATTTTAGTCCCTCTAGATCGTATCCCCCACCCGTTTAAATGTTAGCAGACCTGCCCACTTATCCACCCTCAACTATAACTCTAGGTTATTCACCACTTTGCTCCATTTTGTAACCTAACAAATATTTATCATATCGCATCCAAATGGTTCACGGTGGACCAAGTTGTAACGCGCCTTAATTTATTCTAGTCCTGCTTCTCCTTGCAGGCAAAATTCTTTTGGGACTCAAGAACTGAAGATAGTGGTGAAGTGTTCAGAACTTCATGGTCAAGAGACAATTTACAATGCTAAATGAGTCGCAAAAAAGTTGAGGACATAATCAAGGACCAAAAACTGAATAATCACATCGATTGAGTCCATGGCCAGGATGTCTTAACTGGAGAAAAGCAACACACAGCAACAAGGTTTATTGACCAGATGTTATTGCAGAAAACAATTTCCAAACTACAAAGAATGCAGCACATCAAAAGCAATAATAACAGCTAAAACATAGAGCACTTTCTGATATTATTCCAGCATTCAGTATTTTCTCAGATATATTATGAAGTCTCTCTGACATGCGATATCATGATACACAGTacattaattaagaaaacaGAAAGTCTACTCTGTTATAACTGTTAGGTTGTGTTCAAAATAGAAAATAGTTCAAGAAAATGTTGTCAATGCCTAGTAAACTCGCATAGAATGTCACAATTGTAATTGAATAGTATACCTCCAGTTTCATGTATGTGAAAGGAGATGCAACTGAGAACATTACAGATGGCAAAATGCCTAAGCCCCAGATTAATGCGTTGAGAGGATAGATAATAATACGACCAGTAGATCCTTATTCATTTAAGTATTAGTAAGGCAAAGTATTAGTAAGGCAAGTAGATCCTATAATTAAAGTCACAGTATAGCTTTTATTTCTAACTTCACAGGCATACAATTTTCTGCAGTCTATGCCACATGAACCATCTTATGTACTCGTTACTGAAGTAGGAAGGGCTTACATATTTTCGGTTTGTGAAGTCAAAGGACACTTGAATCCAATATCTTTTGCTGATGCTGCAGCAAGGTTCAGATCTTTAGCCTGAACAGAGGAGGACACCAACATCCATAACGGAGCGTAGACCCCAAAACTATAATACAAACTACACTATTGTAGACTTCCTAGAGTGTGACTTCAAGTGATTATGCAGCAGAAAGAGAAAATGAATTgagtagaaaagaaaaagggaaatagTTCATAACAAAGTGAAACGGATCTTTGTTTAATTAATGCTACCCTGTACACCTAATGAACTCAGATCTCTCTCTTTAGTGAACACATAGGCATTCAGATGCATCATACACGAGCAATTATTTGCATACTCATAATTACCACAGTGACTAAGCAAAAGTATCTCCAGCAATCAGACAGAAGTAAAACCCATTAGAGAACACATTTAAAAGAAATGCGTATTAATGGTGAGCTTCAAAGTGAACCTTGACATGCATTTATAAATGTAGAACTGAACCTTCATCTTCTCCGATATCTTAGCAGAGCAGGTACATAACATGGTTGTACTATATCAAGACAGGATTGAACACGTACCATCAACTTAGACGCAAAACCTCCAATATAATTCCTGGAAGAAGGCACTCCATCCATCACCCCAGGCACTGGATTATATGTGTCACTGTCATTAGATTCACACAAGCATAAAGTTAGTAATCAGCTAAACCTGGATTTTGTTCATGTTAGCAAGGGACAGATTTAGATGCTACAGACAAGATTTAACTTGCATACTTTTGCTTTCCTGGAGTGTCAtttatctattttcttattttttgtatCCTAAGGTCCTTTTTGTTATGATCATAAATTAACTTATTTCCtttgttgctcggactcttcactttcggtgccgcacccgtgtcgacaCGACATGGGTGTGGGTTTGGGTGTGGGATCCGTACCGATCTGGTCAACCAATTTtgggtactttgaccaaaatcgagggAGAAATTCCGGACAGATTCAATGATTTatgtaatcaaaacaaaaagctatggtgaaattgaagaaaatggaataacttgtatatagaaatttctatgtcactccttttccttttatctccttccgagattctcctcttgatcaatattttctcctcaagctttccacataatatctcaaaatttaggttttataactctatttttaggattttgaattattttttgccgaatccccgcacccgtatccTTTCCAGGATCCGTACCCTCGTATCTTAAATTTTAGATCGTGACGaatccgacctctagatccgtacccgtatccgacacccgcacccgagtccgagcaacatagcttaTTTCATTGTGAACCTTGAAGTAGGATAAGGTAAAGGTCTTGAGTGTGCAAGGCAAGAAATGAAATATTGTTTCAGAATCATAGGTATTTTCACCGAAAGATAAATTCTGAGGGGATTACAAATAGGAGGAAAATACTTGCCCACACCGGTGCTTACACCAAATAACATTAGTTTAACACGGTTAAGTGATAAAAACGAGATGagaatacatattaattaaccattttacgtaataaattatatttaaaagacatatttCATGTATTCAATAGTTTGGTGTACACATCAGGTGTGGATAAGTTTACTCCATAAATAGGACGACCTATGAAATCGCTGGACATCACCTAATAGGCTGCATTAAGTTAAGTTTCTTGCAAGTGATAAGAGTAAGATATGGAGTCTACAAATTGGACCATTACTCATAAGGCAGTGATCGGAAAGCAATCAATAACCTGATAGCATTGggtaagtttaaaattaaatccTGTTCTAACCTACAGAACTATGTTGTAAGGTTAAAATGTTTAGGGCTCATGACCATCATCTCAATTATAAAAAGCCAAGATCTCATCTGTATGAATTGGGGTATGCTTCAGCGAAGCTGTTCAAGTTCGATGATCTAATATCAATGATAGAAGGCCAGAAGTCTAATCCTAATCCCTTAAAATACATTCCTCGATTCTAATTTCTGTTAAGCTTGAGGATTGGAGATCCTCTGTTTCATCTAAATATAAGCACCTCTCTGCTGGCTTATTATATGTTTGATATAAGGAAAATCAAAGATTGTTATCAACATTGAAAGTAGAAAAGGATCTTGTTAAGTTTGCGCTCTTGCATTGCTGGGTTGGAAGTATGCTAAAAGCTTTTTACATTTGAAGCAAGTCTTTTTGTCATTGCACTGATACTTTTTTCTGCTCGAGTGCTCAAACTTTTGAGACACTTTCTTATTCTTCACTATTTGGTTCAACAAACTTTCAAACTAAAATGAGCATAGGAACAAGTCACTTTTTTCAAGATGCATGGTATTATACTACTGCAGCAAAATGCACATTCACTTAGTAAATATAGATATACACGAAGACGCCTCTACCATAAATAAACGTCCTAATAAACATATTGGAACATTGTGCAGGAGATAAATATTTACTAGAGCAGATTATTTTTCACGCAAATTGGTTTCCATTAAGACTTTTGCCTTACTATGGATGATATAGTGCATTTAATACAAGGTCGCAGTGTACCTACTCCAACAGCGGGCACTTGAAGAATTGAATATTTGTGTTAGAGTGCTAGCTGAAATTCCCAAAGATTGACCAAGAGCAAAGGCTTCTGACACCCCAAGCATACTAATAGCCATTGCCAAATTGTTGCAGATTTTTGCAGtctgagaaagaaaaaagagttaATGCAACATTAACTTTTTTCCACCATTTTTTCTAGGCAGAAATGGACTTGAGGAATATTATCTCGTTATTGTTATAACCAACGTTCATCTGAATTTTGTTAGTTAGCATTAAGACAGttcttttaaaaagagttttttcGAAAACCTTTCTTAAAAGATCATTTggcaaattatttttttggatctTTCCTTTCCTTATTTACTTTTTTCGGGTCAAGTTATTTCATAATGGCTTTTCGTTCTCTTCTTCCAAATGAAGGATCAATAGTTTGGAACACAACGAGGCTATCTCCGTTAATATTCTCCCATGACCCTATGAAGTTTCTGTCTCACCTACTTAAATTTCTTGAATTCAGGTTTTAAGGACATTATCACAAGAAACAATTTTGTATTTAGATCTTAAACTACAGAATACAAACTATTGCGCTGTAGAAGACTACAAATTGAAGCTAGGTTATGCAGACAATCAACTAATTCTATCTGGCATAAAGAAACCCCCTGCTGATGACCGGTAATCATATACTTCTATCTGGCATGTGCAATCTGGATATAAACATGTATGAGTGTAAGTAGTGGATAAGGTGTCATACGACGCAacttaagaaaaaaatcatttatgtATAAATAGAAATATTTAAATAGATATACACCCAGATGAACTAGACACTGCTTGAAAACAATACAAGTTAAACATTAACATGGTCTTGGAAGTAAAGTCTTAAACTACCACAGTCCCAAACCCAAACCACTTAGAAGCTGAATTGTGACAATATGTCGATACTACTTGCAAAAAGCCTTCCATACGCTACTAAATCTAAGTCATAGAAAGTAACTGCCTGCTACATATTCTGATACAGAAAGCTGGACATATAACATTGTTTTCTACTGATTCACATCATATAGTTTTATCGGTTCTACTTACAGTGTCTAATCAAGTCTAAGCTGGGAAAACAAAATATAACAGAAGGGCCAAAAAAGGGAATTGGCTTTCAAAGTCTTTATAAGCACTCAGCAGATATGTAAAACTCAAAGTGCAAATTTTGAAATGTAGGTTCAGGACATACCGCTCCATTCCCCGATCCACCACAGTAAATAGTGTTTTTGCCCATTGAGAGAAACAAGGGTTTGGCAGCCGTGTAAGCCTCCTCTGGACCACCAACCTACATGCATATGTAGTTTATTAGCTCAAACCAACAAGGATCTGACTTTGGAAGCCAGAAAGTACAAGAGAGAATTTTCAGTCTGGCATAGGATTATAATCTCCTCGCAATTGATATCCATAAATACGTGTGCCATCCTGTCAGCTAATTCTGATAAGGATAAACAGAGCCCCACTTCCCCAAATCCCACCaactaaaacaaaaagaaattctATATTTCATTAATCCATCTTTTCATTGGAATGCCATATATACCATAGACAACAGTGACAACAACATACCCTGTGTAATTTACCACAGACAATTTTAGCTgtaatttaaaattttcgaTATCAAACATCTTTGAATAATTCAATATCCAAACTACATATTAGTGTCAGAAAGGAAAAACATTCATATACGCTCAATTGTATGTCATGAAATGTAAATTACCctaaaagttttcaaatatccAGCAGTTGAAATTAAAAACAAGTTTAGAAGTTAATTCATCTTGTACTTTAATGCATTGGAGGTGGGATAAATATTTGAGAAATGGATAGCTTAGAAAAGAACTAAGGTATTACATTAAAGTTTTACTCCCTTCCCAAGGCCATAGTTAGCAACAATTACTACTACTAGTACACGAATCTTGAGAGACATGGCTTATGAGCTTCTAAATCTGTTGAAGGCACTGAGACTTAACAGGAAACAACAAAACTTTTATCTTACAGCCAGTCACGTAAGAAGTGCGTGGGTGTGAAATTACCATGAAACCACACTTAAGAACCGCTTAAATTGTAGAAATACCATGAAAGTAAGAGTCCCATTCTCTGCAGCAAGAACACCGCCTGAGACAGGAGCATCGAACATAGCAGGAGCCTTCCAGCCATCTGCAAAGACAATGGTGAATTTGCTAAAAGACCGAAACATCATGTGGATCTAATCTTTACCCAATACAGGAAAAACAATAGTCATTTCACATGTTGCAAGAAAGCCATGTTTTTGTGCGAAAATGGTAACAGCATAACATAGTCTGTGATCCTCTGAAAATCTTCCTCACGTTAGATTGTATAGATCTTATGTTGCATGCAAAGCTGAAAATGCATGTCACTGTGAAAACCTCAATGATTTGGTTGACAAGTTAGCAACTTGATCAACAGATTTCATATTCATAAGATTGCATTTAATTCTCACCATAGAAGAAACTACACATGCTGAAGAAAGGTTATCCATAAATAAGATAAACTAGGCTCAACTGTTTTGGAATTTCAAATCAGCATTAGTTATGTAACAAGTTTCAATCGATATAATGCATGAGTTTGACTTTGTTTCTATCAAATTGAACCAAGTTACTGGATATCATACGCAACGTGGATGGACAACCAGGATGatatgaggaagaagaagaaactacAATGGAAACAATTACCAGACATACCATCCAAATAGAAAAATAGCTGACATGCACATTTGCTGCCCCATTTCGTACCTAACTAACTTTGAGCTCCACACTTTTGGGCCGTTTGGTTAATTAAGTTAGTAAAAGAAGAAagactcataaaacaagataatAAGGTACAAACAGTGACACCGTCGTAGATGTTGATGAGAAAGGAGTATGTTTGCTTTGTTTTATTTGTCTCCCTGTGGGTAACAGAGGTAAACAGTGACTTATATGCCTATAACATACAATAAAAGTAGCTTATGACCAGATATTAGGTAGTTAATACATATCACACGCTCTATCAACACTATGCAGAAGTTGTGAAGTTAATTCATTTTGTCACTTAATATACCTTTCTTGTCTATCAAAGAATAATTAGACACAGCTGCAGAGAGCTTTCTTGATGTCTGAGGATCAATTGTAGAAGAATCAATAAATAGCCATGGTCTGAGTGGATTACCACCACTAAGAAAACCATTTTGTCCAGTATAGACATCCAAAACCTGTATGATTAAgaatatattattcatataGCCAATATTGTAACATATCGAacttatcatcaacaacaatataaaagcTATACAAAATGTTATGCAAATCTCACATGGTTTGATGACGGTAACATTGTAATAACTACATCACTTGTCTCTGCAACTTTTAAAGGCGAGTCTTCCGTGAGAATGCCTTTGTCCGAGAACATCTTCATAACATTATGATTGCTGGGATAAATAAAAACTGATGAGCTCAAACTCAAAACAAACTTCATAAGAATTGATTTGGACCTGACCAATCCTTTAAATCGAATAACGCATCAACATATAGAAGGATTCCTATTCTCAACCACCCTATTCCACATTGTGCTACACCAAAATCACATATAAGAGTGTCCAAACATGCAATTTCTgttccataacacaacatagcTACATGAAAGATACTACATTAGATCCAATTACATATGGAACTAAGCTAAGCTGTGACACCACCTAGGCTTATAGATTTAATTCTCACTCCCTATCCACTTCCCCTTTCCCTTTCCAACCCTGCTTATGTAatagaaggaaaaaaggaaTTGACGTGTGATTGATTTTACAGAGTAAGCAACCATAAATAAGTGAATAAAGTTGAAAAGCATTACATGTCATGTACCGCAACCTCGTGTCCAGCCTTAATCAAGTTATCGGCCATTCTTGATCCCATGTTTCCAAGTCCTATAAATCCAATTCTCTGTGGAAGATCCAgataataatattattactaGCAAACTTGAAATGTAGGGACATAGGAAAACATTGCAGGAAAAATACATGAGAGTTACTATTAAATAAGCCGAATAAGAAGGCAATTTTATACTGAAAAACACAGTGATCGGTTTCAGTTAAGTTTAAGAGAAGAAGGCAGTAAAGGAAAATAGAAATCATCAAGCAATTCTATGATCAATTGATAAATTGAATACAGAAAGAGAACAGGAGTCCAAAATCTTCAAACAAACAGATAAAACGAATTCAGCTACTCTAAAAGTAGCCAATTCAGGCATTCAGCTACTGTTAGTCCAGTTAAAAGTGGAAAATAATAATAGGAGACCAGTAACTtgaaagaccaaaaaaaaaaaaaagagaagaaagctaGCTTCCTTACACCAAAAAGAGAGGTGTCATTCCGTGAAGAGTAACTGCGAATTGGAGAGAAGGGTGAAAGTGAAGAAACCAATTTGTGAAGTGATGTGAGCCTGAAAGTAGCCATAGCTGCAAATTCTTGAAGATGAGAAATAGAGTGGGCCCTTCCTTTGTTTAAATATGAGTCAGCTTACTGGTAGTTCATTGCGTGTACTCTCCTGATTTTGTCTGACCTGGAACCGCAATCCTGTAACAGAGAAGGAACAAGAAGTAAAGATcgtatttttattattttattaattaggaGATTTCAGTCTAATTTGGGCTTCATAGACGGGTCAGAAGAGAGGGCCTTTTGTTTAGCTAGTATTGGGCCCAAAGCCTGGCCCAGAATTAAGATAGTCTTTTATTCAATATAGCCCAAGGCATGTGTAGCCTGTTAAGTGGGCTTAGTATTGTCCTTTATATAGAGATTGTAACGGATTTGCAGGGTATGCTATGTTGAACCtgaaatttctattttattcttGTATTTCTTTTTGCAATTAATTATCTAAAAATTCCCCAAAATAGTCTAATCCTCACAATTTGGTATCAGTAGCCACGATTTTGGCTCAACAATGGTGGCTAATGATGCGATGACTCGCACTGCAGAAAACGCAGAGAATCTGAAAACACTAGAGAACAAGTTCATCGCATTCACTGAAGAAACCGGCAAAAAGTTCGATCAGATTCAAGCGAAACAAGACTTGTTCAGTACTAAACTCGACGAAATGAAAGATTTCGCTGCATCTTCCAATCGGGTAGAAGAGATGCTGATGAACTTGGGATTAGGCGATAGAACTTCAAGGACGGAGACCAGCGTTGCTATGGCGGCAGCGGCGGTTGCAAATAGAGAAGATGGACAGTCCTCGATGGGAAGTCTAAGAGCTCAAAACCCCACCTCTCAACATAACATGACCTCAACTGCTTTTAGAAATCTGGTACTTCCCTCATCTCCCTTACCAGGAAACCCTAACTTTTCTTCCATTCAAACCCCTTTCACTACAGAGACCCTTTTTTCCGTACCACCAAGCCCAATCACCTCCTCCACAAAAACACCATTAAACCCTACTGCTACAGCCTACAGACCCCCTCTCGTACCGTCACCACAATACCACCCCCTCCAACCCTAAGCCACTATGACCTAAATTTCGCATATATACCTAGCCGTCCCAACCAAATGAGTAACCAAATCCCTTTTGGTTCATTTTCGCAAAATGCTTCGGGCTGGTACACTCCGAGCCCACAATATTCCACTGGGCCAGATCACTCTACAGGGTTTGGGAGGGCCCCACTAGCAAAGCTTGCCTTTCCGGAATTTGACGAAATAAAC carries:
- the LOC132042682 gene encoding probable 3-hydroxyisobutyrate dehydrogenase, mitochondrial: MATFRLTSLHKLVSSLSPFSPIRSYSSRNDTSLFGRIGFIGLGNMGSRMADNLIKAGHEVAVHDINHNVMKMFSDKGILTEDSPLKVAETSDVVITMLPSSNHVLDVYTGQNGFLSGGNPLRPWLFIDSSTIDPQTSRKLSAAVSNYSLIDKKDGWKAPAMFDAPVSGGVLAAENGTLTFMVGGPEEAYTAAKPLFLSMGKNTIYCGGSGNGATAKICNNLAMAISMLGVSEAFALGQSLGISASTLTQIFNSSSARCWSSDTYNPVPGVMDGVPSSRNYIGGFASKLMAKDLNLAAASAKDIGFKCPLTSQTENIFTELCNNGHAAKDFSGVFRYYYSGKDEQ